One part of the Dermacentor andersoni chromosome 2, qqDerAnde1_hic_scaffold, whole genome shotgun sequence genome encodes these proteins:
- the LOC129387752 gene encoding uncharacterized protein has translation MVPRRWMTTLAALTTLMTSTPERTPPPQLGAALRFDDRPHPLRARTAKPLRGQPLGQLAALAPSAATMERRAALRWGTRRPDLVTVAQVVLTAATVSALALGLSCYACHSQRAKRDSHRCRYTKVPDETATPDRRRTLRLSPIGPAARCGRDNWASISLVNLLNNYPARDVEAGLQANDDRGDEVCSRTSGTI, from the exons ATGGTGCCCCGGAGGTGGATGACCACGCTGGCCGCCCTCACGACGCTCATGACGTCCACCCCCGAGagaacgccgccgccgcagcTGGGCGCTGCGCTGCGGTTCGACGATCGGCCGCATCCGCTGCGAGCCCGCACCGCCAAGCCGCTGCGAGGCCAGCCCTTGGGCCAGCTGGCCGCGCTCGCACCTTCGGCGGCCACAATGGAAAGGCGCGCGGCACTCCGCTGGGGGACACGGCGGCCCGACCTGGTCACCGTGGCACAG GTGGTGCTCACGGCGGCCACCGTGTCCGCCCTGGCGCTGGGCCTGTCCTGTTACGCGTGCCACAGCCAGCGAGCCAAGAGGGACAGCCACCGCTGCCGCTACACGAAGGTCCCCGACGAGACGGCGACGCCCGACAGGCGGCGCACGCTGAGGCTGTCGCCCATCGGGCCTGCGGCCAGGTGCGGTCGCGACAACTGGGCTTCCATCTCGCTCGTCAACCTGCTCAACAACTACCCTGCGCGGGATGTCGAAGCGGGTCTCCAGGCCAACGACGACCGCGGCGATGAGGTCTGCAGCAGGACGAGCGGCACCATTTGA